Genomic window (Bifidobacteriaceae bacterium):
CGACGAACGGTTTGGAGGGCGTGCAAATCGCGCCTTTCCAACTGCTCGCCGCCAGCGGACAGGCCCTCTACGGCCGGGGCCACGAGTGGCACATGGCCGTGGCTGAGCGGCTGGCCGCCGCCGACCAGGCCCTGATCCGGCCAACGCGGTGGCTGGCGCTCAACCCGGGGGACCAGGCCGACCGCCGGCGCGGGGTCCAATGGTGGGAGGACCTGACACGGGCCGGGGGAGAGGGCATGGTGGTCAAACCGGCGGCGGGGCCGGTCAAACAGGGCCAGCGGTTGGTCCAGCCGGGGCTGAAGGTCCGCGGCCGCGACTACCTGCGCATGACCTACGGCCCGGACTACCTGGACCGGCTTGGGGACCTCAGGCAACGCCAACTCGGCCTGAAGCGGTCGCTGGCGCTGAGGGAGTACGCGCTGGGGCTGGAGGCGATCGACCGCCTGGTCGCAGGCGACCCGCTGTGGCGGCGCCATGAGGCAGTGTTCGCCGTGCTGGCCCTCGAGTCGGAGCCGACCGACCCCAGGCTGTGAGACTGGCGGCGAGACGGCCGGGAAACAACCGGGGGCCAGGCGCAAGTGTGGCGCTGATCACAGGCTTTGGGTGGGCGATCAGGTCTAAAGACCTATTAAGATAGATGGCAGGCGGTTCACTCGAAGGCCGCGCTGAGGAAGAATCTCACGAACCAGGAGCAAGGATGAGCCGAATCAGGAACGCGCAGTTCGCCAGCAAGGTCATGACCGCCGATCAAGCCGCGACCTTCATCGAGGACGGCAGCAACGTCGGATTCTCGGGATTCACCGGCTCGGGCTACCCGAAGGCGGTGCCACAGGCGTTGGCTGCCCGGATTCAACAACTGCACGCGGACGGACAGCCGTTCAAGATCGGCGTGTTCACGGGCGCCTCGACGGCGCCCGAACTGGACGGGGTCCTGGCGGAGGCGGACGGGATCGCCTGGCGGATGCCCTACCAATCGGACCCCGTGCTGCGCGGCAAGATCAACGAGGGCGTGACGGACTACTGCGACATCCACTTGGGGCTGTCGGGTCCGCTGACGGCATCGGGCTTCCTGGGCAAACTCGACACGGCGGTGATCGAGATCACGGCGATCACTGAGGACGGCGACCTGATCCCGTCCTCCTCGCTGGGCAACAACCTGCTGTGGATCGAAACGGCGCGTCAGGTGATCCTGGAGGTCAACCACTGGCAGTCGCTGGACCTCTACGGCATGCACGACGTGTATTACCAGCCCGCGCTGCCGCCGGACCGCGTCCCCATCCCGATTGTCGCGGCTGGCGACCGGATTGGCCAAAAGACCCTCAGGATCGACCCGGAGAAAGTGGTCGCGGTGGTGGAAACCGAGGCGCCGGACCGCAACTCGCCGTTCAAACCGTTGGACGACCAATCGAAGCTGATCGCCGGGCACCTGCTGGACTTCCTCCAGCACGAGGTCCAGATCGGGCGCCTGCCGAAGAACCTGCTGCCGCTGCAATCCGGGGTGGGCAACATAGCCAACGCGGTGTTGGCCGGGCTGCTCGACGGGCCCTTCGACGCGATCACCTCCTACACCGAGGTGATCCAGGACGGGATGGTGGACTTGCTGGATTCCGGCAAGATGACCGTCGCGTCGGCCACCGCCTTCTCGCTCAGCCCGGAATACGCCGAAAAGCTCAACGACGGCGCCGCCGAATACTCGCAGAAGATCATCCTGCGCCCGCAGGACGTGTCCAACAACCCGGAGGTAATCCGACGGTTGGGTGTGATCGCCTGCAACGGCCTGATCGAGGCAGACATCTACGGCAACGTCAACTCCACGCACATCATGGGCTCGCGTATGCAGAACGGACTGGGCGGCTCCGGCGACTTCACGCGCAACGCCTACATCTCTTCGTTCGTGACGCCGTCCGTGGCGAAGGGCGGCGCCATCTCCTGCATTGTGCCCATGGTTTCCCACGTGGACCACACCGAGCATGACGTGCAGGTCATCATCACGGAACAAGGCCTGGCGGACCTGCGCGGCCTGGCGCCGCGCAAACGCGCCCGCGTGGTGATCGACAAATGCGCGCACCCCGACTTCAAGCCTGCGCTGGAGGAGTACTTCGAGCGCGCCCAGCGGGTCGCCAACTCGCAGCACACCCCGCACGACCTGAAGACCGCGCTAGGTTGGCACGTCCGCTTCTTGGAGACGGGGTCCATGAAGGCCTGAAAGTCGGCTGGCGTCCGCCCTGTGAGCAGTCGGGGGCGGACGCCGCGCGCCGGTTGGGCGCCGGCCTAGCCTCTGTTGGCATGACTAGCTACCCGCCGCGCGACCCGGCCAAGGATCCTTTGCTCAGCCCATCGAACGCCGCCCTGCTGATCATCGACTATCAGCCGACGCAGCTTGAGTCGCTGCAGTCCCATCCGCAAGAGCAGATCATCGAGAAAGTGGTGGAGCTGGCGCGCACCGGCGTCATCTACGGCCTGCCGATCATTTTGAGCACGGTCAACGTCTCCTCCGGCCGCGAGCAGCCGACCATTCCACGCCTCGCCTCGGTGCTCCAAGGCGTCACCACGTATGACCGCACCTCAATCAACTCCTGGGAGGACCAACAGTTCAACGAGGCGGTCCACGCGACCGGCCGCAAGAAGCTGGTCATTGCGGGACTGTGGACGGAGGCGTGCGTCACTTTCCCAACGGTCGACGCGCTCGCGGAGGGTTTCGAGGTCTATCCGGTGGTGGACGCTATTGCGGGCACCTCGTTGACCTCCCACAACACAGCGCTGCGGCGCATTGAGCACGCCGGGGCGCACCTGACGTCCGTGGTGCAGTTGCTGTGCGAACTTCAGCGCGACTGGAACCGCCAGAACACGGTCCAACCGTTCGTCAAGGAGATGTTCCAGGTCCACGCCTTCCCGCAGTACTGACCGGGTTTATGGTGAACCCATGGCGATTCCCACCTTCCGGCTCAATTCGGGCCATGGCATCCCGGCTCTTGGGGTCGGCACCTACAAGTTGGAGCCGTCGCTGACGGCCGCGACCGTTGAGCAGGCCCTTCAGCTGGGCTACCGGCATGTCGACACGGCCGCGCTCTACGGCAACGAGGCCGAGGTGGGGGAGGGGCTCAGACGTTCCGGGGTCCCGCGCGAGGAGGTTTTCGTCACAACCAAGCTTTGGAACGACCAGCACGGGCACCGTGCCGCGTTGGCGGCTTTCGACCATTCGCTCGGTTTGCTGGGTCTGGACTATGTGGACCTCTACCTGATCCACTGGCCCGTGCCGGCGAACGGGCTGATGGTGGAGGCGTGGCAGGCGCTGATTGACATCGCCGCGACCGGCCGGGCCCGGTCGATCGGCGTGTCCAACTTCCGCTCCGAGGACCTGGCGGCCGTCATCGACGCGACGGGCGTGGTGCCCGCGGTCAACCAGATCGAGTTGCATCCGCTCTACCAGCAGCGCGACCTGCGCTCCGTGGACGCCGACCTGGGCATTGTGACGGAGGCTTGGAGCCCGTTGGGGCGGGGCGCGGACCTGGGGAACGACACCATCCGCGCCGTCGCCGGCGAGACGGGCAAGAGCGCGGCCCAGGTGGTTTTGCGCTGGCTGATCCAGCTTGGGATTGTCGCGTTCCCCAAGACGTCGAAGCCCGCCCGGCTGGCGGAGAACCTCGCCATTGACGACTTCGAACTGCGGCCCGACCAGATGGAGCGAATCAACGCCATCCGGGACGCGTCACGGGTCGGCAGCAATCCGGCCACTGTCCATTAGTCGAACCGATCTGTCCATAGGGTGAGATTCGGGTAAACTGCCGGGGTAATGCCCGTGCAGCATCCAGTGTTGCCCGGCTTCGCCCCCTTTTGGAGAGGTAAACGGACTAGTGAAAACACGCTCTCGTATAGCAGCCCTGGCCGTCGTCGCGGCCGCCGCGGTGGCATTGACCGGCTGCGGCACCAACGAGCCGGCCGGCGGCGGCTCGAAGACTCCGGACGCCGGGCGTTCGGCGGACGCCGGCGCGCAAGGCGCCGAGGCTTACAAGATCGCCATCACGCAGTACTTGGCGCACCCCTCGCTCGACCTGATCACGCAGGGTTTCAAGGACGGCTTGGCGGAGAAGAACGTCCAAGTCGAGTACACGTACGATGACGCCCAGGGCGATCCGAACAACACCGCCACGATCGCGGGCAAGTACGCCGCCGACGCGTCCTTCGACTTGATCTTGGCGGTCGCGACGCCCTCAGCCCAGGCGGTTGTGAACCAGGTTGGCGACCGGCCGGTGCTGTTCGCGGGCGTGACGGACCCGGTTGACGCGGGCCTGGTACCCTCCTGGGAGCCTTCCGGCACAAACGTCACCGGCACCTCCGACCTGAACCCGGAGGGTTACCCGGCCGCGTTGATTCAGGAGATCCTGGGTGTGGACAAGGTCAAGACCATCGGCTACCTCTACTCGTTGGGTGAGAAGAACTCGGTGGTCCAACTCAACATGCTGCAGGCTGAGGCGGAAGCCCTCGGGATCGAGGTGAAGGAGTCCGGCATCACCAACGCCTCGGAGCTGACCGCCGGCGTGCAGGCTCTGGCCGACGTGGATGCGATCTACGTGGGCACCGACAACACCGTGGTGGAGGGGATTGAGCAAGTGGTCGCGTTCGGCCAGGAGAACAAGATCCCGGTGTTCGTGGCCGACGCGGCGTCGGTGGAACGGGGCGGCTTGGCCACCCGCGGAATCGACTACTACGAACTGGGCAAGCGGACGGCCGAGCAGGCTTACGAGATCCTGGTCAACGGGGCCGATCCGGGTTCGATCGCGCCGCTGCAGGTCACCGA
Coding sequences:
- a CDS encoding acetyl-CoA hydrolase/transferase family protein; amino-acid sequence: MSRIRNAQFASKVMTADQAATFIEDGSNVGFSGFTGSGYPKAVPQALAARIQQLHADGQPFKIGVFTGASTAPELDGVLAEADGIAWRMPYQSDPVLRGKINEGVTDYCDIHLGLSGPLTASGFLGKLDTAVIEITAITEDGDLIPSSSLGNNLLWIETARQVILEVNHWQSLDLYGMHDVYYQPALPPDRVPIPIVAAGDRIGQKTLRIDPEKVVAVVETEAPDRNSPFKPLDDQSKLIAGHLLDFLQHEVQIGRLPKNLLPLQSGVGNIANAVLAGLLDGPFDAITSYTEVIQDGMVDLLDSGKMTVASATAFSLSPEYAEKLNDGAAEYSQKIILRPQDVSNNPEVIRRLGVIACNGLIEADIYGNVNSTHIMGSRMQNGLGGSGDFTRNAYISSFVTPSVAKGGAISCIVPMVSHVDHTEHDVQVIITEQGLADLRGLAPRKRARVVIDKCAHPDFKPALEEYFERAQRVANSQHTPHDLKTALGWHVRFLETGSMKA
- a CDS encoding hydrolase, translated to MTSYPPRDPAKDPLLSPSNAALLIIDYQPTQLESLQSHPQEQIIEKVVELARTGVIYGLPIILSTVNVSSGREQPTIPRLASVLQGVTTYDRTSINSWEDQQFNEAVHATGRKKLVIAGLWTEACVTFPTVDALAEGFEVYPVVDAIAGTSLTSHNTALRRIEHAGAHLTSVVQLLCELQRDWNRQNTVQPFVKEMFQVHAFPQY
- a CDS encoding aldo/keto reductase — its product is MAIPTFRLNSGHGIPALGVGTYKLEPSLTAATVEQALQLGYRHVDTAALYGNEAEVGEGLRRSGVPREEVFVTTKLWNDQHGHRAALAAFDHSLGLLGLDYVDLYLIHWPVPANGLMVEAWQALIDIAATGRARSIGVSNFRSEDLAAVIDATGVVPAVNQIELHPLYQQRDLRSVDADLGIVTEAWSPLGRGADLGNDTIRAVAGETGKSAAQVVLRWLIQLGIVAFPKTSKPARLAENLAIDDFELRPDQMERINAIRDASRVGSNPATVH
- a CDS encoding ABC transporter substrate-binding protein produces the protein MKTRSRIAALAVVAAAAVALTGCGTNEPAGGGSKTPDAGRSADAGAQGAEAYKIAITQYLAHPSLDLITQGFKDGLAEKNVQVEYTYDDAQGDPNNTATIAGKYAADASFDLILAVATPSAQAVVNQVGDRPVLFAGVTDPVDAGLVPSWEPSGTNVTGTSDLNPEGYPAALIQEILGVDKVKTIGYLYSLGEKNSVVQLNMLQAEAEALGIEVKESGITNASELTAGVQALADVDAIYVGTDNTVVEGIEQVVAFGQENKIPVFVADAASVERGGLATRGIDYYELGKRTAEQAYEILVNGADPGSIAPLQVTDTQIVANPEAAEQYGVTIPESVLADATQVTTS